In the Blautia coccoides genome, AAGCTATATATTTATAATGTGTGTGACCACCAGGAATGCTATAAAGAGACAGGTTCCCAGGCAGTGTCCTATACCACAGGCGTGCCTGCCATGATCGGTGCCATGATGCTTATGAACGGCACCTGGAACAAGCCGGGCGTGCACAATATTGAGGAGTTTGACCCGGATCCCTTTATGGAGGCGTTAAATGAATGGGGGCTTCCGTACCGGATATCTGAAAATCCCTGTCTGGTGGAGTAGGCTATGAGACGAGATGAACTGCCCACCCCGTGCTACCTGGTTTCTTTGCCGGATCTGGAAAAAAACCTGGGCATTTTAAAAGGTGTCATGGACCGGACCGGATGCAGGATCCTGCTGGCCCAGAAGGCATTTTCCATGTATGCGCTCTATCCCGTGATAGGAAATTATTTAAGCGGTACAACTGCCAGCGGATTATTTGAAGCAAGACTGGGAGCACAGGAGATGGGGAAAGAAAATCATATCTATTCCCCTGCCTATAAGGAAGAAGAGTTTGACGAGATCCTTTCTTACTGCGGACATATTGTTTTTAACTCCTTTGAGCAGATAAACAGGTACAGAGACCGGGTGATGGCCGCAGGAAAAAGTATGGGGATACGCGTTAATCCCCAGTGTTCCACACAGGAAGGCCATGCGGTCTATGATCCCTGCGCTCCCGGGTCCCGTCTGGGGGTGACAAGGGAGCGGTTTCGGCCTGAGTTTCTGGATGGTGTGGAGGGAATACATTTTCATACACTCTGTGAGCAGGATGCAGATGATCTGAAAATAACGCTGGATGCAGTGGAGGAGAAATTCGGTGAATTCCTGTACCGGATGAAATGGGTGAATTTCGGCGGCGGACACCATATCACCAGGCCGGGATATAACATCCCGCTTTTGGAGGAATGTATCAGAAACATTCAGGAGAAATACCGGGTGACAGTCTATCTGGAACCCGGTGAGGCGGTGGCGTTAAATGCAGGAGTGCTTCTTACAAGGGTATTGGATACCTTTTTTCAGGACGGGAATATTGCCATTTTGGATGCCTCTGCCGCCTGTCATATGCCGGATGTGCTGGAAATGCCCTATCGGCCTCCGCTTGCCAGAAGCGGCAG is a window encoding:
- the nspC gene encoding carboxynorspermidine decarboxylase, with amino-acid sequence MRRDELPTPCYLVSLPDLEKNLGILKGVMDRTGCRILLAQKAFSMYALYPVIGNYLSGTTASGLFEARLGAQEMGKENHIYSPAYKEEEFDEILSYCGHIVFNSFEQINRYRDRVMAAGKSMGIRVNPQCSTQEGHAVYDPCAPGSRLGVTRERFRPEFLDGVEGIHFHTLCEQDADDLKITLDAVEEKFGEFLYRMKWVNFGGGHHITRPGYNIPLLEECIRNIQEKYRVTVYLEPGEAVALNAGVLLTRVLDTFFQDGNIAILDASAACHMPDVLEMPYRPPLARSGREGEYPYTYCLAGPTCLAGDVIGTYSFEHPLSVGERLEFGDMAIYTMVKNNTFNGMCLPAIAVERENGECQVVKAFGYEDFKIRL